GCAATTAGAAGGCATTATGAAAATTCACCACCATGATCCCACAGTGAAGTGGCAAATTATAGCAATAATTAAAATACCCATCATAATAATGGTGAAAACAGGATATACTCAAATTATATCAAGCAGCCCTTTTATGACATCACTATGTACAGAGCGAGAAAATATTTGGTACGCTTGGGGTGCCAAGTCATCTTCCTACTAGTCCATTTAATATATGACATGTGTTCATAAAGGGTCCCACTTGTaagatttttctctcttctttacCCTCACTTGTAatctcacctttttttttcttgtttcctttttgCAGACGACCTTGCACAATGCCGTCTCTTCCCTTACCCGCCTCACCTCCCTTCGGCTCTCTCCCTCACCTGCATGGCGATGGCAATCATTCACCTGCCATCTCCCTCACCTGAGCCTGACCTTTGCACCTCCCCCACCAGCGACGACTCCACCAATGAAGCCATCCACCACACCCGCGACCCCTTTGGGTCCAAGAACAAGCCGAGTCCCTCCGTCATCATCACCCACGACCCCGAgccctccttctccctctccttctcccttaCACCCCGCATCCTCAAGGTTCTTTGTGGCTCTGCCGTCATTGTCTCCCTTCACAACTTccggatccgacgagggctcaaccctcgccaaatccaatGTGGTCATCCCTCACCTTAGGTGCAAGAGTCGCCCCTCACCACTGTTCTAGGTCTTTCACGGGATGAGGCACAGAAAAACCGTATATTGCTTCCATGGGAGTCTACATCTTCAAGAAGGAGATACTTCTGAATCTCTTAAGGTACCGGTTCACTCAAAGTCGTGCTTCTCATGCACGAATGTGCAGAACTATGGCACATCTTAGGCTGATCAATGCAAATTAATTCTATGCCTCTTTGTCGATTTGGATGGCGCTTTCCCACTGCCAATGACTTTGGATTGGAGATTATCCCTGCATCTGCCAGCGAATTCTACACAAAGGTCAGAATTGTTCCGTGCTTATTGTCATCGGTGAAgtatttttttggttcattaGCTAGTAACTTTAGGTGCTAGCATCGACAGATTCATTGAGAAGTTGTTGCAGGCTTATCTATTTAATGATTACTGGGAAGACATAGGGACCATCAGATCCTTCTTTGAGGCAAACTTCGCTCTGACCGAGCACGTAAGTGCATTATTTAACTAGATTGTATCTCACTTCTGTCCACTAGCTTCAATGCTTCTTTCTGTTTCTATCTGTTGACTGCATTTTTTCACATGTTCTGGGTTCTTATTAAAAGCTCTAACCCATACAGAGCATGTCTTTTTTTATCTATCAGCCACCAAGATTTAGCTTTTACGATGTGACAAAGCCAATAACACATCAAGAAGGAACTTGCCACCGTCCAAGATCGACAGCAGCAAGGTGTGTTTAGGTTACATTCCCCATTCCATGAACCTGGTAACATTGCATTTATCTTCAAATAGTTTGTCCTACCAATCGTTGGCCAACTGCTCATCCTTTCTTCAGGTTGTTGACTCAATTGTCTCGCACGGGAGCTTCTTAAATAATTGCTTCATAGAGCACAGCGTCGTTGGTATCAGATCGCGCATAAATGCTAACGTTCACCTGAAGGTAATTACCACTCTTTACTCTGATCTTAAGTGAATTAGACAAGTGCGAAATTGCTGCTTTGGCAAGTTTATTATGATCTCATTTAGGAGCTCAGTTGCTGCTTAGCATGAAATGTTCTGCTTCAGCTAATTACATGGTGTTACAGGACACAGTGATGCTCGGAGCTGACTTTTATGAAACTGATGCCGAAGTAGCCGCGCAGTTTGCCAAGGGAAAAGCCCCCATCGGCATCGGAGAAAACACGAAAATCAGGTATCGCAACAATGCTCCTAATCTTTCCATTAATTCCGTTCCGTCCTCATTTCATGTCTTTCTCCATGTGCACTAGAGCGAGGTTGAGCATGTTTGGTGAATATCTGCGCGCGCATGAAACACCATGGAGCCTGGATCAAGCTATGATCCTTATTCACTCTTGCCTTCGACTTGATTATCGTTACATATCTGTGCAGGGATTGCATCATCGACAAAAATGCAAGAATTGGGAAGAATGTTGTCATTGCGATTCTGAGGTTCGCCGAATTGAATTCCCCTTGATATGCAGCCTAACAAGACATTTTCATTTCATACATGATACGGGAAGTTTATCCATTCAATTGTCAGATGTTCACATTTCACCGTTCTTTTTGCAGGGAATACAAGAAGCTGATAGATCTTCGGAAGGCTTTTACATCAGATCCGGCATCAGCGTCATCCTAAAAAACTCAACGATCCCGGACggatttttaatataaactgACCACCCTATCCTTTCATTTTGTTATGCAATTAGGATGGGATATCAAGGGGACCAAAGAAGACAATGAATACAAGATTATGTTTGctagagaagggaaagaaacatGTCACTGCAAATAGCTAGTGGCTTCAAAAGGCATACGTCATATGCAATACGAAATAACCCGAATTCTCGCTAGTCTTTCAATTGATTCCATAATGTACCTTAAATTTAGATTCTTTCGATAAATATATATAACGGTTATCAGATGATGCTAAATTTGTTAACACAGAttacaaaacaagaagaaattgcCAATTGCTTTCATAAAAAAGATCATAGTTACATAGGTAAAGATCTTAAGATTATGGCGACAATGTAGTCCGTAGGTTTGCTGCCATAATCCTGGGACTAGAATCAATTGGACCGGCTGCAAATGGGCGGGCCAGAATCAATTGGACCGACTAGTTGGCCCTGACTAGGctttttaatttggattacTTTTTCGAACCCGCCCATCTGCGCTTTGGGCTCGGTCAATCTACTGGGCACGTGAACAAGTTTACTATTAGTTTAGGAACAATTACGATGGAGTTCCTAAAATTTGTAAGCACTTAATACTTTTACCGTAtatttaagttctaaaacttgtcgcCATTCTCCATTTTAGTTAGTGCTTCTGTGAGCTCTGTCACCTTTTCGTGGACCAAAAGTCCAAAATAACACGTTTCATTAAATTTTTGGTCCTTCGTAGGGTCCAATAAGCTGATGGAGTTCATTAAAACTCAATATGAGTtacaaattaaaatgaaaataaaaaaataattaatattacaaaatctGCAAAACTATATCTACCACGGCACAAGTATTCTCAACTTGTTTGTATTGCTAAAAACACTAAATTTGCCAagtgtgacaaaaaaaaaatgccacactttttttttttatcataaaaactTCTGAAACTTATACCAACGTAACAAATATATCATGAATGGAACtaaaataaagaatatatatGTCACATGTATAATGTTTGGATTTTTCCGtgacacaaacaaaattattactttgaaattttgtggtATTTACCCTAAAATAAactcaaaataaagaaataaactATATTAAGATCAGGGACAAAAAGATTGAGGGCAAGACAAGGATAAGCACAAATGTTCAGGAACCCTAGTCACTGTGAGGGCATGCCAGGGCCAACTGGCTCTTGCTCGATGATGACTAGCCATGTTGTCACAACCATCAAAAGTGGGCCATTGTCTTATTTTTCTAAACCTTCTTAACGATGGGATCTTCATTAGAAAAATAGTCACTTTTCTTAATATTGCAATTTGTacaatttctttcatttttcactaaacaaatttttttttaaattttcaaaaaaaaaaaaacaaaaaaccaaaccaaattgaaCCAAGTATTTGATTCTTGGCACAATTCCGTTTGGTTTTACTGAAAATCCAAATTGActcaaaccaaaccaaactatcCCGGTGGCGACGAGCTGCATTGCCCTGACCACCGGGATGGTCAGGGCCCTCGCCTTCTTTTTCCAAACCTTCTTACACGGCGGAATCTTCCGTAGAAAAAGGGCCAAAACCGAACCGCGTTAAAAGCAAGTCTTTCCACGGCACAACTCGTCGGTTCTTTTCACTTTTGACGGCCGTGGCTTCCcgtagaaaaataaaaaaaggtgaaaaaaaactaaaaaccgaACGACGACACGTCCACACGAAGCTGCTCCGAAAGTCAAGAGCTTCTTAAAAGACTCGCGACCCGACCGAAGGAGTCGCACGTTGTTGGGGCCATGCTCTGCTCCTCGCACTTTCTTCGTCCCCTCgtgcttttggaaattttcaccGGTTCAAAGATGACATCATCGATTCCCCTTTCTTTATCTTAATTTTCTGCCCCCCTTTTTGACCTGGATTTCCGAGCCATGTTATTTCTATTATTATCCCAATATAGGCGCCTGCCaatggtaaaaaagaaaagaaaaagacatctGACGTGCGATTCACGATGGGGGAGATCCCACAGGACATGTCGGCATGTTTGGGTTGCTAcaatgccttttcttttaaaatttaatttcatcaaattaatatcattataataaatttacctcaaattatttttatcattaaaaacccaaatttaccatctatttgatttatgttaaattgactaaatattgcgaaaaactataaattgatacatatgtgacaaatgaAAGGCAAAATCCCAAAATCGCGAGAGTATAAATCGGTATTTATATGACAAATGAAatgtaaaatcttaaattgcaTAACTATTAATCACGTGCCATTTAATTCAacaatttgatgaaaaaatttaactaaaactaacaaaCGAAAATTTGTCGGTatactaatttaagatttttcttgGTCAAATAATAAAtctagataaatttattataaatgtatcaatttggaagtttttgtgatatcaatcatttttcttttcttagatAAGTGCGCTGAATATCCTAAATTTAgtcatgaaagtacaattaatttttagaattttaaaaatgcaatcaatttaatggaaagaccaattgcaccaatttgataaattttatgatttaaatgcactttttgaaaattttaaaattaattgtaCTTGTATGATAAGTTTTACATTTTTAGTGCACTTATAGCTtgtgaaatttgttttttttattgtaatatATTCGGAATCTTTATATACGGTTAAGATTTAGATTTACATGCATCTTTCTTCACAATTTGTTTGGCATATTTTGGCAAGAAATCCAACTTCCAAAAAGTTGAGACAAATTAACCCTAATTGCGTGGGAGTGTGGTAATCTCCCGTGTTCTCAtgtaattggataatttttggGATTGGAGGCTCGTATGTCACAAGTCAACACTTCAAGTCTTGCCCGGTCATCTTGGCCATCTTCACGGTTTATTAGGCCTTGATAATCTCCAATCCGTGACACATAATCCTATAAATAAGTTTTGAAATGATCAATTTGAATTGCAAGTGCCATAGATTATCACGAAGGTGACGAATTCCATCGAATACGGCGGTCCAGATGCTTTCTATTATCGTACCATGCTCATAGAATAATATTTCTTCATCAAACGATCCTTTGCGTGGCTTCGGTAGGAAGATCCGAATCCAAATGGATGGCCGTCGGATTGGAAGTGGAAAGCTCCTACTGGCCGTCGGATTACGAAGAGGATGACAGTTCCAAAGCTTGGGGATATAAAGGTGGGAGGAAAGTGGGGTTGGTGAATGGACTTTGATTTCTCAACCCTTGATTTAGAAGTGAAGGGACATCAATGCCGAATCAAGTGGAGGACCAAAAGAGTaattacccaaaaaatattaaaaataacttACGAATTTTAGGTGACGTGCAATAATTAGGTGATCATAGCCATGGTTATGGACAAGATGTAATTATTGCTTCTCACTTTActtatttctttgatgaaaataattatatatattaagtcAATTTTGTACTGATTTGATATTGAAAGATTTATCTTGGAAAGATTTCACTTATTGATGATCATTTGACAATTCAAACGTGGCattaaatttcatggaatttatggtgggcttttttttttttttaattcttacactcaatgattaataaaaattatagttataaaataagaatttttggTGAGGTGAAATAATTAGGTGACCATAGCCATGGTTATCGACAAGGTG
The nucleotide sequence above comes from Eucalyptus grandis isolate ANBG69807.140 chromosome 2, ASM1654582v1, whole genome shotgun sequence. Encoded proteins:
- the LOC108956611 gene encoding glucose-1-phosphate adenylyltransferase large subunit 3, chloroplastic/amyloplastic-like, producing MNLVTLHLSSNSLSYQSLANCSSFLQVVDSIVSHGSFLNNCFIEHSVVGIRSRINANVHLKDTVMLGADFYETDAEVAAQFAKGKAPIGIGENTKIRDCIIDKNARIGKNVVIAILREYKKLIDLRKAFTSDPASASS